A region of Myxococcaceae bacterium JPH2 DNA encodes the following proteins:
- a CDS encoding HTH domain-containing protein, which yields MQRTERLFAIAEYLRGRRTGVTAEALAERFGVTLRTIYRDLDALRAAAMPLSAERGRGGGYALDRSYSLPPVNFTAREAALLVALGRFAVDMRLLPFEETVESALDKVRSALSTSAQRELLERLKDLSFLGVPSLPSKKSVREAIERAWFEQQPLRITYVDGNFLQTTRRIRIKSFIMDRHETRVNAVDLETQEQRPFRLDRIVEAEVLRTETP from the coding sequence ATGCAGCGCACCGAGCGGCTCTTCGCCATCGCCGAGTACCTCAGAGGCCGTCGCACCGGGGTCACCGCGGAGGCGCTGGCGGAGCGGTTCGGCGTCACCCTGCGTACCATCTACCGGGACCTGGATGCGCTGCGCGCCGCGGCCATGCCGCTGTCCGCCGAGCGAGGCCGCGGCGGTGGCTACGCGCTGGACCGAAGCTACAGCCTGCCCCCCGTGAACTTCACCGCGCGCGAGGCGGCGCTCCTCGTCGCGCTGGGCCGGTTCGCGGTGGACATGCGGCTGCTCCCGTTCGAGGAGACCGTCGAGTCCGCGCTCGACAAGGTCCGCTCCGCGCTGTCCACCTCCGCCCAGCGCGAGCTGCTCGAGCGGCTCAAGGACTTGTCCTTCCTGGGCGTCCCCTCTCTGCCCAGCAAGAAGTCCGTCCGCGAGGCCATCGAGCGCGCCTGGTTCGAGCAGCAACCCCTGCGCATCACGTATGTGGATGGCAACTTCCTCCAGACCACGCGAAGGATTCGCATCAAGTCCTTCATCATGGACCGTCACGAGACGCGCGTGAACGCTGTGGACCTGGAGACCCAGGAGCAACGGCCCTTCCGCCTCGACCGCATCGTCGAGGCCGAAGTGCTGCGCACCGAGACGCCCTGA
- a CDS encoding ribonuclease H-like domain-containing protein has translation MRAPSTREDEWLWGWDPTPGIVSVWAEPDGRAFVWRRLPGAGGLVREDVRFRPWMVLASLEDVAHLGARLRPESEGSAPNRVTYQELQGPGALRYLVRAEDGRALTAAVLQGATRRLGRPFGTLRELGADVALSLPPEEQYLCASGRTYFRDLRFDDLRRMQFDLETTGLDPVTDRIFLVALRTPEGEAEVLEAHGDDAGAEAGLLHRLMARVRECDPDVIENHNLHGFDLPFIAHRARVLGVPVSLGRAGTPGLRQRPAARGAALARGQDGRQAEWMRRTRFTVPGRELIDSLDAVRRHDFSSRDLPGHGLKAVAKHLGLAGPERELIPGARVYEVFRTDPERVRRYARDDVTEAAGVARLLGGAAFALARMAPRRYERLADAGPATGVLDPLLVRAYLRAGAALPAHEAGDGTPHSGAALHLFAAGVARHIVKADVASLYPSLMRQYRIGPRRDRLGALLSMVDRLVDQRLAAKKRAKAAAPGSPERYTDEALSAAMKIVVNSAYGYLGAVGLTRFADVHAANEVTRRGREVLDLLCRELAARGVTLLEADTDGVYFAVPEAWSEVDERRVVSEVAALLPPRVQLEFDGRYAAMLSHEPKNYALQPYAGQLVLRGVAFRSSRAEPFGEEFLRRALTHLLAGDVRGVQDVYAATVTALRRRTVPTFEVSARVRLTKTPREYEALRSRRRELPYEALLTSGRTHWSVGERIRVYRAVGGRAGLVSDPEADDPGGTPGPDSPGVAADPRDYDVEYYVRLLRETFAARLVRALTPEDFATAFADPGQPSLFAASLAHAKPILTQVREVDVPSTSRDAVAEPEGAEP, from the coding sequence ATGCGCGCGCCATCCACACGAGAAGACGAGTGGCTCTGGGGGTGGGACCCCACGCCGGGCATCGTGTCCGTCTGGGCGGAGCCGGACGGGCGCGCGTTCGTGTGGCGGCGCCTGCCCGGCGCGGGCGGGTTGGTGCGCGAGGATGTGCGCTTCCGTCCCTGGATGGTGCTGGCCTCGCTGGAGGACGTGGCGCACCTGGGCGCGCGGCTGCGCCCCGAGTCCGAGGGCTCGGCGCCGAACCGCGTGACGTACCAGGAGCTGCAGGGGCCGGGCGCGCTCCGCTACCTGGTCCGCGCCGAGGATGGGCGGGCGCTGACCGCGGCGGTGTTGCAGGGCGCCACGCGACGGCTGGGCCGGCCGTTCGGCACGCTGCGCGAGCTGGGGGCGGACGTGGCGCTCTCGCTGCCGCCCGAGGAGCAGTACCTCTGCGCGTCGGGGCGGACCTACTTCCGCGACCTGCGCTTCGACGACCTGCGCCGCATGCAGTTCGACCTGGAGACCACGGGGTTGGATCCGGTGACGGACCGCATCTTCCTCGTGGCCCTGCGCACGCCCGAGGGCGAGGCGGAGGTGCTGGAGGCGCACGGCGATGACGCGGGCGCCGAGGCCGGACTGCTCCACCGGCTGATGGCCCGGGTGCGCGAGTGCGACCCGGACGTCATCGAGAACCACAACCTGCACGGCTTCGACCTGCCGTTCATCGCGCATCGCGCGCGCGTGCTGGGCGTGCCTGTCTCGCTGGGCCGCGCGGGGACTCCGGGGCTGCGACAGCGGCCCGCGGCCCGCGGCGCGGCGCTGGCGCGAGGGCAGGACGGACGCCAGGCCGAGTGGATGCGACGCACGCGCTTCACGGTGCCGGGGCGCGAACTCATCGACTCGCTGGATGCCGTGCGGCGGCACGACTTCTCCTCCAGGGACTTGCCGGGGCATGGGCTCAAGGCCGTCGCGAAGCACCTGGGGCTGGCGGGCCCGGAGCGAGAGCTCATCCCCGGCGCGCGGGTGTACGAGGTCTTCCGCACGGACCCCGAGCGGGTGCGGCGGTATGCGCGCGATGACGTGACGGAGGCCGCGGGCGTCGCGAGACTGCTCGGCGGTGCCGCGTTCGCGCTCGCGCGGATGGCCCCGCGTCGCTACGAGCGGCTCGCGGATGCGGGGCCCGCGACGGGCGTGTTGGATCCGCTGCTCGTCCGGGCCTACCTGCGCGCGGGTGCGGCGCTGCCCGCGCACGAGGCGGGAGATGGCACGCCCCACAGCGGCGCGGCCTTGCACCTGTTCGCCGCGGGCGTGGCGCGCCACATCGTGAAGGCAGACGTGGCCAGCCTCTATCCCTCGCTGATGCGCCAGTATCGGATTGGCCCTCGGAGGGACCGACTGGGCGCGCTGCTCTCCATGGTGGACCGGCTGGTGGACCAGCGGCTCGCGGCGAAGAAGCGGGCCAAGGCCGCCGCGCCGGGGTCTCCCGAGCGCTACACGGACGAGGCCCTCTCGGCGGCGATGAAGATTGTCGTCAACTCGGCCTACGGCTACCTGGGCGCGGTGGGGCTCACGCGCTTCGCGGACGTGCACGCGGCCAATGAAGTCACGCGCCGAGGTCGCGAGGTGCTGGACCTCTTGTGTCGCGAGCTGGCCGCGCGAGGCGTGACGCTGCTGGAGGCCGACACGGACGGCGTGTACTTCGCGGTGCCGGAGGCGTGGAGCGAGGTGGACGAGCGCCGCGTGGTCTCCGAGGTCGCCGCGCTCCTTCCGCCTCGCGTCCAACTGGAGTTCGACGGGCGCTATGCCGCGATGCTCTCCCACGAACCGAAGAACTACGCGCTGCAGCCCTACGCGGGGCAGCTGGTGCTGCGCGGCGTGGCGTTCCGCTCCAGCCGCGCCGAGCCCTTCGGTGAGGAGTTCCTGCGGCGCGCGCTGACGCACCTGTTGGCGGGTGACGTGCGGGGCGTGCAGGACGTCTATGCCGCGACGGTGACCGCGCTGCGCCGGCGCACCGTCCCCACCTTCGAGGTGTCCGCGCGCGTGCGTCTGACGAAGACGCCGAGAGAGTACGAGGCCCTGCGCTCACGGAGGCGAGAGCTTCCCTACGAGGCCCTGCTGACGAGCGGGCGGACGCACTGGTCGGTGGGCGAGCGCATCCGCGTGTACCGCGCGGTGGGCGGGCGCGCGGGTCTGGTGTCGGACCCCGAGGCGGATGATCCCGGAGGGACGCCCGGGCCCGACTCGCCGGGCGTCGCGGCGGATCCGCGAGACTACGATGTGGAGTACTACGTGAGGCTCTTGCGCGAGACGTTCGCGGCCCGACTGGTGCGAGCGTTGACGCCCGAGGACTTCGCCACGGCGTTCGCGGACCCCGGCCAGCCCTCGCTCTTCGCGGCCTCGTTGGCGCACGCGAAGCCCATTCTCACCCAGGTGCGGGAGGTGGATGTCCCCTCCACCTCCCGCGACGCGGTGGCCGAGCCCGAGGGCGCGGAGCCCTAG